The Primulina huaijiensis isolate GDHJ02 chromosome 12, ASM1229523v2, whole genome shotgun sequence genome has a window encoding:
- the LOC140990757 gene encoding glycosyl hydrolase 5 family protein-like, whose amino-acid sequence MTTTFKKLVYELTPLIYEQHCFYTFDALPKVFDPKEQKTNTRMFFHLCFYVLVTQLFLLSTGALVAAQPLSTDLRWVVDESGHRVKLACVNWPSHLEVVVAEGLSKKPVDVISKEIIDMGFNCVRLTWPLFLFTDETLASTSVRQSFKNLGLTGSISGFQKNNPSIIDLTLIRAYQAVVASLAKNNVMIVLDNHTSKPGWCCSKLDGNGFFGDVYFDPDVWIKGLTKVATIFNGTKNVVAMSLRNELRGPKQNVNDWYRYMQKGAEAVHAANPNVLVILSGLKFDRDLSFLNKKPVSLSFTNKTVFELHWYGFSDGNAWQAGNPDQLCGEIVNDIKREACFLIDQGYPLFLSEFGVDMRGTNVNDNRFLNCFLGWAAELDVDWALWTLTGSYYLRDGVVGFDETYGIYNWDWNGVRNISLLQKISVLQYPFRGNSKVLKTDTSPDLLVCQGLEKNKHMVVAKGINKSSRLLIFSNRLEHDSIPIQNHQTLAKLQTVRINFFAPAI is encoded by the exons ATGACTACCACATTTAAAAAACTCGTTTATGAACTTACACCACTAATATATGAACAACATTGTTTTTACACATTCGACGCCCTCCCAAAAGTCTTTGATCcaaaagaacaaaaaacaaaCACGAGGATGTTCTTCCATCTCTGTTTTTATGTTTTGGTCACTCAACTTTTCTTGTTATCCACCGGAGCTCTCGTGGCGGCACAGCCACTCTCCACAGACTTGCGGTGGGTCGTGGATGAATCTGGCCATCGCGTGAAACTCGCCTGCGTTAACTGGCCGTCACATCTAGAAGTGGTGGTGGCGGAAGGGCTGAGCAAGAAACCTGTGGATGTTATTTCTAAAGAAATAATTGACATGGGATTTAACTGTGTGAGGCTAACATGGCCACTCTTCTTGTTTACTGATGAGACATTGGCTTCTACTAGTGTGAGACAATCTTTCAAGAATCTTGGGTTAACAGGTTCCATCTCAGGTTTTCAGAAAAATAATCCATCTATCATTGATCTTACTCTCATCCGTGCCTATCAG GCAGTGGTGGCTAGTCTTGCGAAGAACAATGTGATGATCGTGTTGGACAACCACACGAGCAAGCCCGGATGGTGTTGCAGCAAGCTTGATGGCAATGGTTTCTTCGGAGACGTGTATTTTGACCCGGACGTGTGGATCAAAGGCCTAACCAAGGTTGCCACCATTTTCAATGGCACCAAGAATGTAGTTGCAATGAGCTTGAGGAATGAACTCAGAGGCCCTAAACAGAATGTCAATGATTGGTACAG GTAcatgcagaaaggagcagaagcaGTGCACGCAGCAAACCCAAATGTTCTTGTCATTTTATCAGGGTTGAAATTTGACAGGGATCTTTCTTTTCTCAATAAGAAACCAGTTAGCTTAAGTTTCACCaacaagactgtatttgagctTCATTGGTATGGTTTCTCAGACGGCAACGCATGGCAAGCAGGAAACCCGGACCAATTATGCGGGGAAATAGTAAATGACATTAAGAGAGAGGCGTGTTTCTTGATAGACCAAGGGTATCCGTTGTTTTTGAGTGAGTTTGGGGTGGACATGAGGGGAACTAATGTCAATGACAACAGGTTCTTGAATTGCTTTCTGGGGTGGGCAGCTGAATTAGATGTGGATTGGGCATTGTGGACACTTACTGGGAGCTATTATCTTAGAGATGGAGTCGTTGGATTTGATGAAACTTATGGAATATATAATTGGGATTGGAATGGAGTAAGAAACATAAGTTTGCTTCAAAAGATATCTGTTCTTCAGTATCCTTTTAGAGGTAATTCAAAAGTTCTCAAGACGGATACATCTCCTGACTTGTTAGTTTGTCAAGGATTGGAGAAGAATAAACATATGGTTGTTGCCAAGGGCATCAACAAATCTAGCCGCTTGTTGATCTTTTCGAATCGGCTTGAACATGATTCAATTCCTATTCAAAATCATCAAACTTTGGCTAAGCTACAGACTGttcgaataaatttttttgcccCAGCTATTTGA